From a region of the Deinococcus sp. KSM4-11 genome:
- a CDS encoding NUDIX hydrolase, whose product MTATDYVRTLRARIGHAPVNWAGVCALVVNADGEVLLQRRTDTAGWGTPGGIAELGEALEDTLRRELLEATGIVPREPLLFTVISGPDTFVRLPNGDEYYQITSVYVIRAWNGLPRADGAEDTALRFYSLNALPAGLGPVDRQALELLRVCLSVY is encoded by the coding sequence ATGACTGCCACCGACTATGTCCGTACACTGCGCGCCCGCATCGGCCATGCCCCGGTGAACTGGGCGGGCGTGTGCGCGCTGGTGGTGAACGCCGACGGCGAAGTGCTGCTCCAGCGCCGTACCGACACCGCCGGCTGGGGCACGCCCGGCGGCATCGCGGAACTCGGCGAGGCGCTGGAAGATACGCTGCGCCGCGAACTGCTGGAGGCGACCGGCATCGTTCCCCGCGAACCCCTGCTGTTCACCGTGATCAGCGGCCCCGACACCTTCGTGCGCCTCCCGAACGGCGACGAGTACTACCAGATCACGTCCGTCTACGTGATCCGAGCCTGGAACGGTCTGCCCCGCGCGGACGGTGCGGAGGACACGGCGCTGCGTTTCTACTCGCTGAACGCTTTGCCCGCTGGCCTCGGGCCGGTCGACCGGCAGGCGCTGGAGCTGCTGCGCGTATGCCTCAGCGTGTACTGA
- a CDS encoding helix-turn-helix domain-containing protein, which produces MAFTLDVLGGHSPVIESVWQARSEQAGTFTSMAVSRCELVFTRQRGEVSVILRGPETGASIAACPADAEFLGITFRLGTVLSALPPERLVDRHARLPLSTGQSFWLDDRALPIPDAQDAGAFVEHLIRQRVLHFEPTIHTLVNEDLPDADRSLRTVQRQFRQTTGLTHRLVKSIERARQAAALLEQGHGIADVVHELDFSDQPHLTKALRRFVGRTPGQILGNAWSHSAWLEEESFARSLELAAD; this is translated from the coding sequence GTGGCCTTCACGCTCGATGTCTTGGGCGGGCACTCGCCGGTCATCGAGAGCGTCTGGCAGGCGCGCAGCGAGCAGGCGGGCACCTTCACGTCCATGGCCGTCAGCCGCTGCGAGCTGGTCTTTACCCGCCAGCGGGGCGAGGTGAGCGTCATCCTGCGTGGCCCCGAGACGGGCGCGTCCATCGCGGCCTGCCCGGCGGACGCGGAGTTTCTGGGGATCACCTTCCGGCTAGGAACCGTGCTGAGCGCCCTGCCGCCGGAAAGACTGGTGGATCGGCATGCGCGGCTGCCCCTCTCAACCGGACAGTCGTTCTGGCTGGATGACCGTGCCCTGCCCATCCCGGACGCGCAGGACGCCGGGGCGTTCGTCGAGCACCTCATCCGGCAACGGGTGCTGCACTTCGAGCCGACCATCCACACCCTCGTGAACGAGGATCTTCCGGACGCAGACCGGAGCCTGCGAACGGTGCAGCGGCAGTTCCGGCAGACGACCGGACTCACCCACCGGCTGGTGAAGTCCATCGAGCGTGCCCGGCAAGCCGCCGCGCTCCTCGAACAGGGGCACGGCATTGCCGACGTGGTACACGAGCTGGACTTCAGCGACCAGCCGCACCTGACCAAGGCCCTGCGGCGTTTCGTGGGCCGCACCCCCGGCCAGATTCTGGGTAACGCGTGGTCGCACTCGGCGTGGCTGGAGGAGGAGAGCTTCGCGCGCTCCCTGGAGCTGGCCGCCGACTGA
- a CDS encoding ABC transporter permease has protein sequence MTTVNMPVPVEKRTRWALFWTSPAMRKLRRNPMAITGLLISVVFALVAVFAPLIAKPAGNCLRDLNLTTANEVYNPLGSGFWRAIAAPPQSCYKMERVSFAQEPAAPSREQLMGTVNGYSIYYGLVWGTRTALKLSFIIVFITLVIGVVVGAISGYYGGWVDNAIQRFIDVIFSLPPLILTIVILTILRAKNPGGDPTGPMILAFCVTGWAAYARIVRGDVLRTRELEFVDAARGLGARDNRLIGRHIIPNSITTVFTIAVMDLATTPLSIAALSFLGLGFEPGYSEWGQLVNFARAWLKPDYWYVLVYPAAVIIVFSLAFNLFGDGLRDALDPKTR, from the coding sequence GTGACCACCGTGAACATGCCCGTCCCGGTCGAGAAGCGCACCCGCTGGGCGCTGTTCTGGACGAGCCCGGCCATGCGCAAGCTGCGCCGGAATCCGATGGCCATCACCGGCCTGCTGATTTCGGTGGTCTTCGCGCTGGTCGCCGTGTTCGCCCCCCTGATCGCCAAACCGGCGGGCAACTGCCTGCGCGACCTGAACCTGACGACCGCCAACGAGGTCTACAACCCCCTCGGCAGCGGGTTCTGGCGCGCGATCGCCGCCCCGCCGCAGAGCTGTTACAAGATGGAACGCGTGAGCTTCGCGCAGGAGCCGGCGGCACCCAGCCGGGAGCAGCTGATGGGCACCGTGAACGGCTATTCCATCTACTACGGACTGGTCTGGGGAACGCGCACCGCCCTGAAACTGTCGTTCATCATCGTCTTCATCACGCTGGTGATCGGTGTGGTCGTGGGGGCCATCAGCGGCTATTACGGCGGCTGGGTGGACAACGCGATCCAGCGCTTTATCGACGTGATCTTCTCGCTGCCTCCCCTAATCCTGACCATTGTGATCCTGACGATCCTGCGGGCCAAGAATCCGGGGGGCGATCCGACCGGCCCCATGATCCTGGCGTTCTGCGTGACGGGCTGGGCTGCATACGCCCGGATCGTGCGCGGGGACGTGCTGCGCACCCGCGAACTGGAGTTTGTGGACGCGGCGCGCGGCCTGGGAGCCCGCGACAACCGCCTGATCGGGCGGCACATTATCCCCAACTCGATCACCACCGTGTTCACCATCGCCGTCATGGATCTGGCGACGACACCGCTGTCAATCGCCGCGCTGTCGTTCCTGGGCCTGGGCTTCGAACCCGGTTACAGCGAGTGGGGGCAGCTGGTGAACTTCGCCCGCGCGTGGCTCAAGCCGGATTACTGGTACGTGCTGGTGTACCCGGCGGCCGTGATCATCGTGTTCAGCCTGGCCTTCAATCTGTTCGGGGACGGCCTGCGCGACGCCCTCGACCCCAAGACCCGCTAA
- a CDS encoding P1 family peptidase: MPTANSTLTAIPGFQVGHWTDQVGLTGCTVILCPPQGAVASASFLGPSPGTREGVLLGVEKKVERVHALLFTGGSAFGLAAATGVMRVLEERGIGHDTPWARVPIVPAAVIYDLGVGDPGARPGEREGESAARTATAEPVPRGRVGAGTGATAGKYAGVGAVPGGLGSVLLERHDVRVGALAVVNPIGDVLDEQGGVLAGPGVGAGAVAFTPGEMESTTLVAVVTEHTLTKAECRRLADAAQTALARVIHPSHTAWDGDSAFVLSTCTRPLADPLLLGALVQEAVCAAVRDGVRLATTPGNDV; encoded by the coding sequence ATGCCCACAGCCAACTCCACGCTCACGGCCATTCCAGGGTTTCAGGTCGGTCACTGGACGGATCAAGTCGGTCTGACCGGCTGCACCGTCATCCTGTGTCCGCCACAGGGGGCGGTGGCGTCGGCGTCGTTCCTGGGGCCCAGTCCGGGCACGCGCGAGGGGGTGCTGCTGGGCGTGGAGAAGAAGGTCGAGCGCGTGCACGCCCTGCTGTTCACCGGCGGCAGCGCCTTCGGTCTGGCGGCCGCGACCGGGGTGATGCGGGTGCTGGAGGAGCGCGGTATCGGGCACGACACGCCGTGGGCGCGGGTGCCCATCGTACCGGCGGCCGTGATCTACGACCTGGGCGTGGGGGATCCGGGAGCCCGGCCGGGCGAGCGGGAAGGGGAGAGCGCCGCGCGGACGGCCACCGCCGAGCCGGTGCCGCGTGGCCGGGTCGGCGCAGGGACGGGCGCGACTGCCGGGAAGTACGCGGGCGTGGGCGCGGTGCCCGGTGGCCTGGGAAGCGTGCTGCTCGAACGCCATGACGTGCGGGTGGGGGCGCTGGCCGTCGTGAACCCGATCGGGGACGTGCTGGATGAGCAGGGCGGCGTGCTGGCCGGGCCGGGTGTGGGGGCGGGAGCGGTGGCCTTCACGCCGGGCGAGATGGAAAGCACCACGCTGGTCGCGGTGGTGACCGAACATACCCTGACCAAGGCCGAGTGCCGTCGCCTTGCGGACGCCGCGCAGACCGCCCTGGCCCGCGTCATCCATCCCAGTCACACGGCCTGGGATGGTGATAGTGCCTTCGTGCTGAGCACCTGCACGCGCCCGCTGGCCGATCCGCTGCTGCTGGGGGCGCTGGTGCAGGAGGCCGTGTGCGCGGCTGTGCGGGATGGCGTGCGACTGGCCACCACTCCGGGCAACGATGTGTAA
- a CDS encoding ABC transporter permease, whose translation MLNFIVRRLIQIPLVMLVLSLLIVGLTQLLTPEQRAAPYIRNEQQAAHVQQIIKERGLDKPFIYQYGKWFGGVVHGDLGFSKASGKDVVSTIAERLPATIELTILTTIPILVFAVWLGTLAALHKDKLIDQIVRVFTTIGFSLPTFVLGILLLAVFYAYLGWLPGAGQLNVLNQFALGDLHRYTGMLTVDAALNGRWDITWDVLQHMVLPAITLIVVLSPQMVRVMRNSMLETLTSDFVRTARAKGLSPRIVNTKHARRNALLPLVTLSGFLIIGLLGGSLITESIFAYPGVGQWVVQAAFQIDLAAVLGFALLTALIVVILQTVVDILYGVIDPRVRFD comes from the coding sequence ATGTTGAATTTCATCGTTAGACGGCTGATCCAGATTCCATTGGTCATGCTGGTGCTGTCGCTCCTGATCGTCGGGCTGACGCAGCTGCTCACCCCTGAGCAACGCGCCGCGCCGTACATCCGCAACGAGCAGCAGGCCGCACACGTGCAGCAGATCATCAAAGAACGAGGGCTCGACAAGCCATTTATCTACCAGTACGGGAAGTGGTTCGGGGGCGTCGTACACGGCGACCTGGGCTTCTCCAAGGCCAGCGGCAAGGACGTGGTCAGCACCATCGCCGAGCGGCTGCCCGCGACCATCGAGCTGACCATCCTCACGACCATCCCGATCCTGGTCTTTGCCGTGTGGCTGGGGACGCTGGCCGCGCTGCACAAGGACAAGCTGATCGACCAGATCGTCCGGGTGTTCACGACCATCGGCTTCAGCCTGCCGACCTTCGTGCTGGGTATCCTGCTGCTGGCGGTGTTCTACGCGTATCTCGGCTGGTTGCCAGGGGCCGGGCAGCTGAATGTCCTGAACCAGTTCGCGCTCGGCGACCTGCACCGGTATACGGGCATGCTGACCGTCGACGCGGCCCTGAACGGCCGCTGGGACATCACCTGGGACGTGTTGCAGCACATGGTTCTGCCGGCCATTACCCTGATCGTGGTGCTGTCACCGCAGATGGTGCGGGTCATGCGCAACTCCATGCTGGAAACGCTGACCAGCGACTTCGTCCGCACCGCCCGCGCCAAGGGCCTGTCGCCCCGGATCGTGAACACCAAGCACGCCCGGCGGAACGCGCTGCTGCCCCTGGTCACGCTGAGCGGCTTTCTGATCATCGGCCTGCTGGGCGGGTCGCTGATCACCGAATCGATCTTCGCGTACCCGGGTGTAGGCCAGTGGGTGGTGCAGGCCGCATTCCAGATCGATCTGGCCGCCGTACTGGGCTTTGCCCTGCTGACCGCCCTGATCGTCGTGATCCTGCAGACTGTCGTGGACATCCTGTACGGCGTCATCGATCCCCGCGTGAGGTTCGACTGA
- a CDS encoding bifunctional precorrin-2 dehydrogenase/sirohydrochlorin ferrochelatase → MSLAAFLELSGERAVIVGGGSVALRRARTLLEAGLRVHIIAPTLTEELTGLPLSHEARAYQPGDVGGAALVVAATDSDVVNDAVTAEARAAGIPVNHAGQAERGTLRFPAVTERAGVRVAVTTGRELPMLAQALAEAIGHLLPDETHIQAWTQRRERALGEPGDLRTTALAGLRDDIRAHLGLPGRPLESSA, encoded by the coding sequence GTGAGTCTGGCGGCCTTCCTCGAATTAAGCGGCGAACGTGCCGTGATCGTCGGCGGCGGTTCTGTTGCGCTCCGACGTGCCCGCACGTTGCTGGAGGCCGGACTGCGCGTCCACATCATCGCCCCGACCCTGACCGAGGAACTGACCGGCCTTCCCCTTTCCCACGAGGCCCGCGCCTACCAGCCGGGCGATGTGGGCGGCGCGGCGCTCGTCGTGGCCGCCACCGACAGCGACGTGGTGAACGACGCCGTGACCGCCGAGGCCCGCGCGGCGGGCATTCCCGTGAACCACGCTGGTCAGGCGGAGCGCGGCACCCTGCGCTTCCCGGCGGTCACGGAGCGCGCCGGTGTGCGGGTCGCGGTCACGACCGGCCGGGAACTGCCCATGCTGGCCCAGGCGCTCGCCGAGGCCATCGGGCATCTGCTGCCCGACGAGACGCACATCCAGGCCTGGACGCAGCGCCGCGAACGCGCCCTGGGCGAGCCCGGCGACCTCCGCACCACCGCGCTGGCGGGCCTGCGCGACGACATCCGGGCGCACCTGGGCCTCCCGGGAAGGCCGCTGGAGAGCAGCGCATGA
- the hemA gene encoding glutamyl-tRNA reductase codes for MTLHCPTAEALMLASGHVPDAPLDFAVVGLNHETAPVEVRERAAVRAGEEGALLSHLSRHAGEVMLLSTCNRTEVYLAGLSGDPTAAFEGAWGHALDGHLYVYRGEEAAKHLYRVAAGLDSQVIGETQIQGQVKRAWQDASARGLSGSTLNKVAQGALAAGKRVRSETGMADHVVSVSSAAVDLARTALGRLDDATVLVLGAGETAELTLTHLRTAGVKDIVVVNRTAERARQLADRFGGRTCAADLLHEALPQADVVIASSAAPHYVLTAAGVDLALRDRPARPMFLIDISVPRILDPAIADVRGAHLSNLDDLSAVVRRSLDSRRAALPQAEMIIREQTAELGRWHLTRGAQLARQERAERNLAHACD; via the coding sequence ATGACCCTGCACTGTCCGACGGCCGAGGCCCTGATGCTCGCCTCCGGGCACGTGCCGGACGCCCCGCTGGACTTCGCGGTGGTCGGCCTGAACCATGAGACCGCGCCCGTGGAAGTGCGGGAGCGCGCCGCCGTCCGGGCCGGCGAGGAGGGGGCGCTGCTGTCGCACCTGTCCCGGCATGCGGGCGAGGTCATGCTGCTGAGCACCTGCAACCGCACCGAGGTCTATCTGGCGGGCCTGAGCGGCGATCCCACCGCCGCCTTCGAAGGCGCGTGGGGGCACGCGCTCGACGGCCACCTGTACGTGTACCGGGGCGAGGAGGCCGCCAAGCACCTCTACCGCGTGGCCGCCGGGCTGGACAGCCAGGTGATCGGCGAGACGCAGATCCAGGGCCAGGTGAAACGCGCGTGGCAGGATGCCAGCGCCCGTGGCCTGAGCGGCAGCACGCTGAACAAGGTCGCGCAGGGCGCCCTGGCTGCCGGGAAACGCGTGCGCAGCGAGACTGGCATGGCCGACCACGTGGTCAGCGTGTCGAGCGCCGCCGTGGATCTGGCCCGCACCGCCCTGGGCCGCCTGGACGACGCTACCGTGCTGGTGCTGGGGGCCGGCGAGACGGCCGAACTGACCCTGACCCATCTGCGCACCGCTGGCGTGAAAGACATCGTGGTGGTGAACCGTACGGCCGAACGCGCCCGACAGCTCGCAGACCGCTTCGGGGGCCGCACCTGCGCCGCCGACCTGCTCCACGAGGCCCTCCCGCAGGCGGACGTAGTCATCGCGTCCAGCGCCGCGCCGCACTACGTCCTGACTGCCGCCGGGGTCGACCTGGCCCTGCGGGATCGCCCAGCGCGTCCCATGTTCCTGATCGACATCAGCGTGCCGCGGATCCTCGATCCGGCCATCGCGGACGTGCGCGGCGCGCATCTCTCCAACCTTGACGACCTGAGCGCCGTGGTGCGCCGCAGCCTGGACAGCCGCCGCGCCGCCCTCCCGCAGGCCGAGATGATCATCCGCGAACAGACGGCCGAACTGGGCCGCTGGCATCTGACCCGCGGCGCGCAACTGGCTCGCCAGGAGCGGGCAGAGCGGAATCTGGCGCACGCCTGCGACTGA
- a CDS encoding folate-binding protein YgfZ: MWIRLPSSSLRLTGADRVDFVQGQMTGDLRGAPTPGMVAGAFLNVRGQIEQFARVYRREHDVYLHLDEGQAPALAARLKRYVIFDQVEIQDSTALLATVHVQEAEQLAGWNSSGPDAQQFELAGITALGGRVNRTGTPGVDLHYLRRHEDALLAALPGAEGTLADLNVARIRAGIPDIVRDGFSGTLLQEIGMDVGGPLPAISYRKGCYVGQEIMARLEARGNARYHLAQLVGEHLPEHAEVTQGGRVVGQSGQHAASLSLARLRRELENGAPVEVGGIPASVRLLNATHA, from the coding sequence ATGTGGATCCGCCTTCCCTCTTCCAGCCTGCGCCTGACCGGAGCCGACCGCGTGGATTTCGTGCAGGGCCAGATGACCGGCGACCTGCGCGGAGCGCCGACGCCCGGCATGGTCGCGGGCGCGTTTCTGAACGTGCGTGGCCAGATTGAGCAGTTCGCCCGCGTCTACCGGCGTGAACACGACGTCTACCTGCACCTGGACGAGGGACAGGCCCCGGCCCTGGCGGCTCGCCTGAAGCGCTACGTGATCTTCGATCAGGTCGAGATCCAGGACAGCACGGCCCTGCTGGCGACCGTGCATGTTCAGGAGGCCGAGCAGCTCGCCGGGTGGAACAGCAGTGGCCCGGACGCGCAGCAGTTCGAACTGGCGGGCATCACGGCGCTGGGTGGGCGTGTGAACCGCACCGGGACGCCCGGCGTGGACCTGCATTACCTGCGCCGTCACGAGGATGCCCTGCTGGCCGCCCTGCCCGGCGCGGAGGGCACGCTGGCAGACCTGAACGTCGCCCGGATCCGCGCCGGCATTCCGGACATCGTGCGGGATGGCTTCTCCGGCACCCTGCTCCAAGAGATCGGGATGGACGTGGGCGGGCCGCTCCCGGCCATCAGTTACCGCAAGGGCTGTTACGTGGGACAGGAGATCATGGCGCGGCTGGAAGCGCGTGGGAACGCCCGGTACCACCTGGCCCAGCTGGTCGGCGAGCACCTGCCCGAGCACGCCGAGGTCACGCAGGGAGGCCGGGTCGTCGGGCAGTCCGGGCAACACGCCGCCAGCCTGAGCCTCGCGCGGCTGCGGCGGGAATTGGAGAATGGTGCGCCCGTCGAGGTAGGGGGCATTCCGGCCAGTGTGCGCCTGCTGAACGCCACGCATGCTTGA
- a CDS encoding GNAT family N-acetyltransferase, translating into MDPWQRIAQVEAAAHAEFGVSHRFGPLVAAFVAPGLPLNSAWHDGSRPPDAAELAAFEAFSSAHDIPATLHVLSATVPAILPLLNARGYALDYVLHLYTHDLGSLPEIHLPVHEEGDAAAWAALSARSFGPGSEEIMQVVAHGPGIRRFVATVDGAPAGSGALGVKGDVGALYGMSTVPEARNRGVQAALIAARLHAARAAGATLATVFTTPGTGSERNIVRAGFTLGGLRLTFTAPVSTR; encoded by the coding sequence ATGGACCCCTGGCAGCGGATCGCGCAGGTAGAAGCGGCCGCCCACGCGGAGTTCGGCGTGTCCCACCGGTTCGGCCCACTCGTCGCGGCCTTCGTCGCGCCAGGACTGCCGCTGAATTCGGCGTGGCACGACGGTTCCCGGCCCCCGGACGCCGCCGAGCTGGCGGCCTTCGAGGCGTTCAGCTCAGCGCACGACATCCCCGCCACGCTGCACGTGCTCTCCGCCACCGTCCCAGCGATCCTCCCCCTGTTGAACGCGCGCGGATACGCCCTAGATTACGTGCTGCACCTGTACACCCACGACCTCGGGAGCCTGCCCGAGATCCACCTTCCCGTTCACGAGGAGGGCGATGCGGCGGCCTGGGCCGCCCTGTCGGCACGTAGTTTCGGGCCGGGCAGCGAGGAGATCATGCAGGTCGTGGCCCACGGGCCGGGGATCCGGCGGTTCGTGGCGACCGTGGACGGCGCCCCCGCCGGAAGTGGCGCGCTGGGCGTGAAGGGCGATGTGGGGGCCCTGTATGGCATGTCCACCGTGCCGGAAGCCAGGAACCGGGGCGTGCAGGCGGCGTTGATCGCCGCCCGGCTGCATGCGGCCAGGGCAGCTGGGGCCACGCTGGCCACCGTGTTCACCACGCCCGGCACCGGCAGCGAGCGGAACATCGTCCGCGCGGGGTTCACGTTGGGCGGACTGCGGCTGACCTTCACCGCGCCGGTCAGTACACGCTGA
- a CDS encoding dihydrofolate reductase family protein has translation MRKVIAAEYLSLDGIMSDPSWSAPYFNDELARSQRDLLFQSDLLLQGRVTYDGMSRAWMQASDEQGFAERMNALPKRIATRSAQELTWNATAIQGDVPAEVERLRQEDGGHILIYGSGQLVRSLMPHSLIDEFRLIVCPVVLGSGQRLFAEGVQATLTLTDVTTTSTGVALMTYRPA, from the coding sequence ATGCGGAAAGTCATTGCGGCGGAATACCTGAGTCTCGACGGCATCATGAGCGATCCCTCGTGGAGCGCCCCCTACTTCAACGACGAACTCGCCCGTTCGCAGCGGGATCTGCTGTTCCAGAGCGACCTGCTGCTCCAGGGCCGAGTGACGTACGACGGCATGTCCCGAGCGTGGATGCAGGCCAGTGACGAGCAGGGCTTCGCGGAACGCATGAACGCCCTGCCCAAGCGGATCGCCACCCGCAGCGCTCAGGAGCTGACCTGGAACGCCACGGCCATCCAGGGTGACGTGCCCGCCGAGGTCGAGCGGCTGCGGCAGGAAGACGGCGGGCACATCCTGATCTACGGCAGCGGGCAGCTGGTGCGCTCGCTGATGCCCCACAGCCTGATCGACGAGTTCCGGCTGATCGTCTGCCCTGTCGTGCTCGGCAGCGGCCAGCGTCTCTTCGCGGAGGGCGTGCAGGCCACCCTGACCCTGACGGACGTCACGACGACCAGCACGGGCGTGGCCCTGATGACCTACCGGCCAGCCTAA
- the cobA gene encoding uroporphyrinogen-III C-methyltransferase, with product MTDASPPSRAFVSLIGAGPGDPGLLTLHGQRALREADVVLFDYLANPELLRFSPDAETIYVGKKGFSEYITQEQINALIVAKAQANGGQRVARLKGGDVYVFGRGGEEAEACAVAGVPFEVVPGVTSAIAAPAYAGIPVTHREVARSFAVLTGNTREGGAHYERLSGVDTLVLLMGVRNLDQIAADLIGAGRHPDTPAATIQWGSTPQQRTVTGTLTTIAQVVKDAGLEAPAVTVVGEVVRLREHLRWFDRHARLGGPLAGKTVAVTRTREGASGLSDVLRARGASVLEVPLIRFAAVPDDQPVAEALHNFSGWLLLTSNQAVTALFAFLERSGLDARALSRVKVAAVGPSTARSLAERGLRADFVPSTPGARHLGAELPAGPGEVALHLTSQLAEADLKGALEARDIGYRRAELYRTEAAPLKEHTAQRLKEAAVITLASGSAARHLAALASADFDPLGLPVAAMGLQTADAAREAGFTRITVARTASLDALADAAEQATREAQETERRA from the coding sequence ATGACCGACGCTTCCCCCCCTTCCCGCGCTTTCGTGTCCCTGATCGGGGCGGGTCCCGGCGATCCGGGCCTGCTCACCCTGCACGGGCAGCGTGCCCTGCGGGAGGCGGACGTGGTGCTGTTCGACTACCTCGCGAACCCGGAACTGCTGCGGTTCTCGCCGGATGCCGAGACGATCTACGTGGGCAAGAAGGGGTTCTCGGAGTACATCACCCAGGAGCAGATCAATGCGCTGATCGTGGCGAAAGCGCAGGCGAATGGTGGGCAGCGGGTGGCGCGGCTCAAGGGCGGCGACGTGTACGTGTTCGGCCGGGGTGGCGAGGAGGCCGAGGCCTGCGCCGTGGCGGGCGTGCCCTTCGAGGTCGTGCCGGGGGTGACCAGCGCCATCGCCGCGCCCGCCTACGCCGGGATTCCGGTCACGCACCGCGAGGTCGCCCGCAGCTTCGCCGTCCTGACCGGCAACACCAGGGAGGGCGGCGCGCACTACGAGCGGCTGTCGGGGGTCGACACGCTGGTGCTCCTGATGGGCGTCCGCAACCTGGATCAGATCGCCGCCGACCTGATCGGAGCGGGGCGCCACCCGGACACGCCCGCCGCGACCATCCAGTGGGGCAGCACGCCGCAGCAGCGCACCGTCACCGGCACCCTGACCACCATCGCGCAGGTCGTGAAGGACGCGGGCCTGGAAGCGCCTGCCGTAACGGTCGTGGGCGAGGTCGTGCGCCTGCGCGAGCACCTGCGCTGGTTCGACCGGCACGCGCGCCTGGGCGGCCCGCTTGCCGGCAAAACTGTGGCCGTGACCCGCACCCGCGAGGGTGCCAGCGGGCTGTCCGACGTGCTGCGGGCGCGTGGGGCCAGCGTGCTGGAGGTGCCCCTGATCCGCTTCGCCGCGGTTCCCGACGACCAGCCGGTCGCGGAGGCACTGCACAATTTCAGCGGCTGGCTGCTGCTCACCAGCAACCAGGCGGTCACGGCCCTGTTCGCCTTCCTGGAACGGTCTGGCCTCGATGCCCGCGCGCTGTCGCGCGTGAAGGTCGCCGCCGTCGGCCCCAGCACGGCCCGCAGCCTCGCGGAGCGAGGGTTAAGGGCCGACTTCGTGCCGTCCACGCCCGGCGCGCGGCATCTGGGCGCGGAACTTCCCGCCGGGCCGGGCGAGGTGGCCCTGCACCTGACCTCGCAGCTCGCCGAGGCTGACCTGAAGGGCGCGCTGGAAGCCCGCGACATCGGGTACCGGCGGGCGGAACTGTACCGGACCGAGGCCGCCCCGCTGAAGGAGCACACGGCGCAGCGGCTGAAGGAGGCGGCCGTCATCACCCTCGCGTCGGGCAGCGCGGCCCGGCACCTGGCGGCCCTGGCCAGCGCGGACTTCGATCCTCTGGGCCTGCCGGTGGCCGCGATGGGCCTGCAGACGGCCGATGCGGCGCGCGAGGCCGGGTTCACGCGCATCACGGTTGCCCGGACGGCCAGCCTGGACGCCCTGGCCGACGCAGCGGAACAGGCTACGCGGGAAGCCCAGGAGACCGAACGTCGCGCCTGA
- a CDS encoding dienelactone hydrolase family protein: MTASASAPAQTLSFDSGGRSLNAEVYRPATTTGAAPGVLVIHEAFGLNDDIRAIADRFARAGYVALAVDLFSGRSPAACMFRLMGGLFLNSLEHQGVKDTRRALDVLGTLDGVDSARLGAVGFCLGGSLAVAMACTDDQVRAVAPYYGFVPRPAEALRRACPVVGSFPERDFTRKQGERMRDELTAAGIDNDIKIYPGARHSFANHGPNFDAVASQDAWNRVMGFFDTHVVGAAT; encoded by the coding sequence ATGACCGCTTCCGCTTCGGCCCCGGCCCAGACCCTGTCCTTCGATTCCGGCGGCCGATCCCTGAACGCCGAGGTGTACCGTCCCGCCACGACCACCGGCGCGGCGCCCGGCGTGCTGGTCATCCACGAGGCCTTCGGGCTGAACGACGACATCCGCGCCATCGCCGACCGGTTCGCGCGCGCCGGCTACGTGGCGCTGGCCGTCGACCTGTTCAGCGGCCGCAGCCCGGCCGCGTGCATGTTCCGCCTGATGGGCGGCCTGTTCCTGAACTCGCTGGAACACCAGGGCGTGAAGGACACCCGCCGCGCCCTGGATGTGCTGGGCACCCTGGACGGCGTGGACAGCGCGCGGCTGGGCGCTGTGGGCTTCTGCCTGGGCGGCAGTCTGGCCGTGGCCATGGCCTGCACCGACGACCAGGTCAGGGCGGTGGCTCCGTATTACGGCTTCGTGCCCCGCCCCGCCGAGGCCCTGCGCCGCGCATGCCCCGTGGTCGGCTCATTTCCCGAACGGGACTTCACGAGGAAGCAGGGCGAGAGGATGCGGGACGAACTCACGGCGGCCGGAATTGACAACGACATCAAGATCTACCCCGGCGCGAGACATTCCTTCGCCAACCACGGCCCGAACTTCGATGCGGTGGCCAGCCAGGACGCCTGGAACCGCGTGATGGGTTTCTTCGACACCCACGTCGTCGGAGCGGCCACCTGA